Proteins from a single region of Serinus canaria isolate serCan28SL12 chromosome 28, serCan2020, whole genome shotgun sequence:
- the PTBP1 gene encoding polypyrimidine tract-binding protein 1 isoform X2: MVWSRRAAEELFSPCVTTNGPFIMSSNSPSAANGNDSKKFKGDNRSAGIPSRVIHVRKLPSDVTEAEVISLGLPFGKVTNLLMLKGKNQAFIEMNTEETANTMVNYYTTVTPVLRSQPIYIQFSNHKELKTDNSPNQARAQAALQAVTQVQAGAVALAATAAAVDAGMAMAGQSPVLRIIVENLFYPVTLDVLHQIFSKFGTVLKIITFTKNHQFQALLQYADPMSAQHAKLSLDGQNIYNACCTLRIDFSKLTSLNVKYNNDKSRDYTRPDLPSGDSQPTLDQTMAAAFGAPGIISPPYAGAGFPPTFAIPQATGLTVPSVPGALAPLAIPAAAAAAAAGRIAIPGLSGTGHSVLLVSNLIPERVTPQCLFILFGVYGDVQRVKILFNKKDNALVQMADGNQAQLAMSHLNGQKLHGKPIRITLSKHQTVQLPRENQEDHGLTKDYGTSPLHRFKKPGSKNFQNIFPPSATLHLSNIPPSVTEEDLKLLFSSNGGMVKGFKFFQKDRKMALIQMGSVEEAIQSLIDLHNHDLGENHHLRVSFSKSTI; the protein is encoded by the exons ATGGTGTGGAGCAGG CGGGCAGCTGAGGAGCTTTTCTCTCCTTGTGTTACTACTAACGGACCCTTTATCATGAGCAGCAACTCTCCTTCTGCAG CTAATGGAAACGACAGCAAAAAGTTCAAAGGTGATAACAGAAGTGCCGGGATCCCATCCCGAGTAATCCACGTCCGCAAGCTCCCCAGTGACGTCACGGAGGCAGAGGTCATTTCTTTGGGCTTACCCTTTGGCAAGGTCACCAATCTTCTGatgttgaaaggaaaaaaccag GCTTTCATAGAGATGAACACAGAGGAGACAGCCAACACCATGGTGAACTACTACACCACAGTCACTCCGGTGCTCCGGAGCCAGCCCATCTACATCCAGTTCTCCAACCACAAGGAGCTGAAGACAGACAACTCTCCAAACCAAGCA CGTGcccaagcagctctgcaagCCGTGACCCAggtgcaggctggggctgtggcgCTGGCCGCCACGGCTGCAGCCGTTGATGCAGGGATGGCAATGGCTGGCCAGAGCCCTGTCCTGAGGATCATTGTGGAGAATCTCTTCTACCCTGTCACTCTAGATGTTCTGCACCAG ATCTTTTCCAAGTTTGGTACAGTCTTGAAAATCATCACATTCACGAAGAACCACCAGTTTCAGGCCCTGTTGCAGTATGCTGACCCCATGAGTGCTCAGCATGCCAAACTG TCTCTGGATGGACAGAACATCTACAACGCCTGCTGCACGCTGCGCATCGACTTCTCCAAGCTCACGAGTCTCAATGTAAAGTACAACAACGACAAGAGCAGAGACTACACCCGCCCAGACCTGccctctggggacagccagcccaCTCTGGACCAGACCATGGCAGCTGCTTTTG GTGCCCCAGGAATAATCTCTCCTCCATATGCTGGAGCTGGCTTTCCTCCTACTTTTGCCATTCCTCAGGCTACAG GCCTGACAGTTCCAAGTGTTCCTGGAGCACTTGCTCCTCTGGctattccagcagcagctgcggCGGCTGCAGCAGGACGGATTGCCATTCCCGGCCTGTCTGGGACAGGGCACTCCGTGCTGCTGGTTAGCAATCTGATCCCAGAG AGAGTTACACCCCAATGCCTCTTTATTCTTTTCG GAGTCTATGGTGATGTGCAGAGGgtgaagattttatttaataagaAAGATAATGCCCTGGTTCAGATGGCCGATGGGAATCAGGCCCAGCTTG CCATGAGCCACTTGAATGGGCAGAAGCTCCACGGGAAGCCGATTCGTATCACGCTGTCCAAGCACCAGACAGTGCAGCTGCCCCGGGAGAACCAGGAGGACCACGGCCTGACCAAGGACTATGGCACTTCTCCTCTACATCGCTTCAAGAAACCAGGCTCCAAAAATTTCCAAAACATCTTTCCTCCTTCTGCCACTCTTCATCTGTCCAATATTCC ACCTTCAGTAACTGAAGAAGATCTTAAGTTGTTATTTTCAAGCAATGGTGGGATGGTCAAAGGATTCAAATTCTTCCA GAAGGACCGTAAAATGGCTCTGATCCAGATGGGCTCTGTGGAAGAAGCCATTCAGTCCCTCATTGACCTCCACAATCATGACCTGGGGGAGAACCATCACCTGCGTGTGTCCTTCTCCAAGTCCACCATTTAG
- the PTBP1 gene encoding polypyrimidine tract-binding protein 1 isoform X3 — MSSNSPSAANGNDSKKFKGDNRSAGIPSRVIHVRKLPSDVTEAEVISLGLPFGKVTNLLMLKGKNQAFIEMNTEETANTMVNYYTTVTPVLRSQPIYIQFSNHKELKTDNSPNQARAQAALQAVTQVQAGAVALAATAAAVDAGMAMAGQSPVLRIIVENLFYPVTLDVLHQIFSKFGTVLKIITFTKNHQFQALLQYADPMSAQHAKLSLDGQNIYNACCTLRIDFSKLTSLNVKYNNDKSRDYTRPDLPSGDSQPTLDQTMAAAFGAPGIISPPYAGAGFPPTFAIPQATGLTVPSVPGALAPLAIPAAAAAAAAGRIAIPGLSGTGHSVLLVSNLIPERVTPQCLFILFGVYGDVQRVKILFNKKDNALVQMADGNQAQLAMSHLNGQKLHGKPIRITLSKHQTVQLPRENQEDHGLTKDYGTSPLHRFKKPGSKNFQNIFPPSATLHLSNIPPSVTEEDLKLLFSSNGGMVKGFKFFQKDRKMALIQMGSVEEAIQSLIDLHNHDLGENHHLRVSFSKSTI; from the exons ATGAGCAGCAACTCTCCTTCTGCAG CTAATGGAAACGACAGCAAAAAGTTCAAAGGTGATAACAGAAGTGCCGGGATCCCATCCCGAGTAATCCACGTCCGCAAGCTCCCCAGTGACGTCACGGAGGCAGAGGTCATTTCTTTGGGCTTACCCTTTGGCAAGGTCACCAATCTTCTGatgttgaaaggaaaaaaccag GCTTTCATAGAGATGAACACAGAGGAGACAGCCAACACCATGGTGAACTACTACACCACAGTCACTCCGGTGCTCCGGAGCCAGCCCATCTACATCCAGTTCTCCAACCACAAGGAGCTGAAGACAGACAACTCTCCAAACCAAGCA CGTGcccaagcagctctgcaagCCGTGACCCAggtgcaggctggggctgtggcgCTGGCCGCCACGGCTGCAGCCGTTGATGCAGGGATGGCAATGGCTGGCCAGAGCCCTGTCCTGAGGATCATTGTGGAGAATCTCTTCTACCCTGTCACTCTAGATGTTCTGCACCAG ATCTTTTCCAAGTTTGGTACAGTCTTGAAAATCATCACATTCACGAAGAACCACCAGTTTCAGGCCCTGTTGCAGTATGCTGACCCCATGAGTGCTCAGCATGCCAAACTG TCTCTGGATGGACAGAACATCTACAACGCCTGCTGCACGCTGCGCATCGACTTCTCCAAGCTCACGAGTCTCAATGTAAAGTACAACAACGACAAGAGCAGAGACTACACCCGCCCAGACCTGccctctggggacagccagcccaCTCTGGACCAGACCATGGCAGCTGCTTTTG GTGCCCCAGGAATAATCTCTCCTCCATATGCTGGAGCTGGCTTTCCTCCTACTTTTGCCATTCCTCAGGCTACAG GCCTGACAGTTCCAAGTGTTCCTGGAGCACTTGCTCCTCTGGctattccagcagcagctgcggCGGCTGCAGCAGGACGGATTGCCATTCCCGGCCTGTCTGGGACAGGGCACTCCGTGCTGCTGGTTAGCAATCTGATCCCAGAG AGAGTTACACCCCAATGCCTCTTTATTCTTTTCG GAGTCTATGGTGATGTGCAGAGGgtgaagattttatttaataagaAAGATAATGCCCTGGTTCAGATGGCCGATGGGAATCAGGCCCAGCTTG CCATGAGCCACTTGAATGGGCAGAAGCTCCACGGGAAGCCGATTCGTATCACGCTGTCCAAGCACCAGACAGTGCAGCTGCCCCGGGAGAACCAGGAGGACCACGGCCTGACCAAGGACTATGGCACTTCTCCTCTACATCGCTTCAAGAAACCAGGCTCCAAAAATTTCCAAAACATCTTTCCTCCTTCTGCCACTCTTCATCTGTCCAATATTCC ACCTTCAGTAACTGAAGAAGATCTTAAGTTGTTATTTTCAAGCAATGGTGGGATGGTCAAAGGATTCAAATTCTTCCA GAAGGACCGTAAAATGGCTCTGATCCAGATGGGCTCTGTGGAAGAAGCCATTCAGTCCCTCATTGACCTCCACAATCATGACCTGGGGGAGAACCATCACCTGCGTGTGTCCTTCTCCAAGTCCACCATTTAG
- the PTBP1 gene encoding polypyrimidine tract-binding protein 1 isoform X1, which yields MDGIVQDITVGTKRAAEELFSPCVTTNGPFIMSSNSPSAANGNDSKKFKGDNRSAGIPSRVIHVRKLPSDVTEAEVISLGLPFGKVTNLLMLKGKNQAFIEMNTEETANTMVNYYTTVTPVLRSQPIYIQFSNHKELKTDNSPNQARAQAALQAVTQVQAGAVALAATAAAVDAGMAMAGQSPVLRIIVENLFYPVTLDVLHQIFSKFGTVLKIITFTKNHQFQALLQYADPMSAQHAKLSLDGQNIYNACCTLRIDFSKLTSLNVKYNNDKSRDYTRPDLPSGDSQPTLDQTMAAAFGAPGIISPPYAGAGFPPTFAIPQATGLTVPSVPGALAPLAIPAAAAAAAAGRIAIPGLSGTGHSVLLVSNLIPERVTPQCLFILFGVYGDVQRVKILFNKKDNALVQMADGNQAQLAMSHLNGQKLHGKPIRITLSKHQTVQLPRENQEDHGLTKDYGTSPLHRFKKPGSKNFQNIFPPSATLHLSNIPPSVTEEDLKLLFSSNGGMVKGFKFFQKDRKMALIQMGSVEEAIQSLIDLHNHDLGENHHLRVSFSKSTI from the exons CGGGCAGCTGAGGAGCTTTTCTCTCCTTGTGTTACTACTAACGGACCCTTTATCATGAGCAGCAACTCTCCTTCTGCAG CTAATGGAAACGACAGCAAAAAGTTCAAAGGTGATAACAGAAGTGCCGGGATCCCATCCCGAGTAATCCACGTCCGCAAGCTCCCCAGTGACGTCACGGAGGCAGAGGTCATTTCTTTGGGCTTACCCTTTGGCAAGGTCACCAATCTTCTGatgttgaaaggaaaaaaccag GCTTTCATAGAGATGAACACAGAGGAGACAGCCAACACCATGGTGAACTACTACACCACAGTCACTCCGGTGCTCCGGAGCCAGCCCATCTACATCCAGTTCTCCAACCACAAGGAGCTGAAGACAGACAACTCTCCAAACCAAGCA CGTGcccaagcagctctgcaagCCGTGACCCAggtgcaggctggggctgtggcgCTGGCCGCCACGGCTGCAGCCGTTGATGCAGGGATGGCAATGGCTGGCCAGAGCCCTGTCCTGAGGATCATTGTGGAGAATCTCTTCTACCCTGTCACTCTAGATGTTCTGCACCAG ATCTTTTCCAAGTTTGGTACAGTCTTGAAAATCATCACATTCACGAAGAACCACCAGTTTCAGGCCCTGTTGCAGTATGCTGACCCCATGAGTGCTCAGCATGCCAAACTG TCTCTGGATGGACAGAACATCTACAACGCCTGCTGCACGCTGCGCATCGACTTCTCCAAGCTCACGAGTCTCAATGTAAAGTACAACAACGACAAGAGCAGAGACTACACCCGCCCAGACCTGccctctggggacagccagcccaCTCTGGACCAGACCATGGCAGCTGCTTTTG GTGCCCCAGGAATAATCTCTCCTCCATATGCTGGAGCTGGCTTTCCTCCTACTTTTGCCATTCCTCAGGCTACAG GCCTGACAGTTCCAAGTGTTCCTGGAGCACTTGCTCCTCTGGctattccagcagcagctgcggCGGCTGCAGCAGGACGGATTGCCATTCCCGGCCTGTCTGGGACAGGGCACTCCGTGCTGCTGGTTAGCAATCTGATCCCAGAG AGAGTTACACCCCAATGCCTCTTTATTCTTTTCG GAGTCTATGGTGATGTGCAGAGGgtgaagattttatttaataagaAAGATAATGCCCTGGTTCAGATGGCCGATGGGAATCAGGCCCAGCTTG CCATGAGCCACTTGAATGGGCAGAAGCTCCACGGGAAGCCGATTCGTATCACGCTGTCCAAGCACCAGACAGTGCAGCTGCCCCGGGAGAACCAGGAGGACCACGGCCTGACCAAGGACTATGGCACTTCTCCTCTACATCGCTTCAAGAAACCAGGCTCCAAAAATTTCCAAAACATCTTTCCTCCTTCTGCCACTCTTCATCTGTCCAATATTCC ACCTTCAGTAACTGAAGAAGATCTTAAGTTGTTATTTTCAAGCAATGGTGGGATGGTCAAAGGATTCAAATTCTTCCA GAAGGACCGTAAAATGGCTCTGATCCAGATGGGCTCTGTGGAAGAAGCCATTCAGTCCCTCATTGACCTCCACAATCATGACCTGGGGGAGAACCATCACCTGCGTGTGTCCTTCTCCAAGTCCACCATTTAG